A region from the Aegilops tauschii subsp. strangulata cultivar AL8/78 chromosome 5, Aet v6.0, whole genome shotgun sequence genome encodes:
- the LOC109747639 gene encoding uncharacterized protein — MGTLIGHVAPGAGFLLIGLWQLFNHIRLFVLRPSYYAAPLWFPARGVRHLELILIIVGTSASILMELVIGPAKHQPFDDDGTIPSDHLHNFEHASVSLALLAFAAVTIHMDRVRAPMRDAVSQLAAAAAFAQELLVFHLHSTDHMGVEGQFHWLLQTVIAVTLATTLLGIPYPRSFVVSLVRSASLVLQGVWLIVMGVMLWTPGLVSKGCFLNHEDGHDVVQCRTDEALHRAKALVNLQFSWYLTGTMVFVVVLYLQVSRLYPEEPQYLPLVKGRHAGGRFSIGDDREDDDDEEDLEATKRGYGHVVSGGTKPMEVER, encoded by the coding sequence ATGGGCACCCTCATCGGCCACGTCGCGCCGGGCGCCGGCTTCCTCCTCATCGGCCTGTGGCAGCTGTTCAACCACATCCGGCTGTTCGTGCTGCGGCCCAGCTACTACGCCGCGCCGCTCTGGTTCCCCGCGCGCGGCGTCCGCCACCTCGAGCTCATCCTCATCATCGTCGGCACGTCGGCGTCCATCCTGATGGAGCTCGTCATCGGCCCCGCGAAGCACCAGCCGTTCGACGACGACGGCACCATCCCGTCCGACCACCTCCACAACTTCGAGCACGCGTCCGTCTCGCTCGCGCTGCTCGCGTTCGCCGCGGTCACCATCCACATGGACAGGGTCCGGGCGCCCATGCGGGACGCCGTGTCGCAGCTGGCCGCCGCCGCGGCTTTCGCGCAGGAGCTGCTCGTCTTCCACCTCCACTCCACGGACCACATGGGCGTGGAGGGGCAGTTCCACTGGCTGCTGCAGACCGTCATCGCCGTCACGCTGGCCACCACGCTGCTGGGCATCCCGTACCCGCGGAGCTTCGTGGTGAGCCTGGTCAGGTCGGCGAGCCTCGTGCTCCAGGGCGTGTGGTTGATCGTCATGGGCGTCATGCTCTGGACGCCGGGGCTCGTCTCCAAGGGGTGCTTCCTCAATCACGAGGACGGCCACGACGTGGTCCAGTGCCGCACCGAcgaggcgctccaccgcgccaaGGCGCTGGTCAACCTGCAGTTCAGCTGGTACCTGACGGGCACCATGGTGTTCGTCGTCGTGCTCTACCTCCAGGTCAGCAGGCTGTACCCCGAGGAGCCGCAGTACTTGCCGCTGGTCAAggggagacacgccggcggccgGTTCAGCATCGGGGACGATCgcgaggacgatgacgacgaGGAGGACCTGGAGGCCACGAAGCGTGGCTACGGGCACGTGGTCAGCGGTGGCACAAAACCCATGGAGGTAGAGAGGTAA